In Gemmatimonadota bacterium, the following are encoded in one genomic region:
- a CDS encoding aminotransferase class I/II-fold pyridoxal phosphate-dependent enzyme — protein MQPIGTGTMHAKAPWDMTVNRRILEMEYAVRGPIPQRAAELKQQGRRIIPCNLGNPQALGQQPISFYREVLSLVEHPVRIERERRLKALFNGDALGGLDGPGRPGGSGGPGGPGGLEQDDFLSDYVLDLSERYLSQVETGMGAYSDSSGPRFIREAVADFIDRRDGADDADCGAVPRSDPEQIFITNGASEGVRYVIDLMIDDTSDGIMIPIPQYPLYSAAIKRCGGVQVDYFLDEESGWALDRDLLESSLDDARGRGVDVKAIVVINPGNPTGAVLTEETVREVVAFAGDNGLAIIADEVYQENVYGGDAGFVSIARVLGRSGVPLFSVHSTSKGYYGECGHRGGYLEIRNAPRVRNTELSFTDLVLKQASVNICSNTVGQLMMYLLVNPPPENAEPYRRFTNERRTILEDLHEKAVMIRSGFDQMEGVSCYGRTGAMYLFPRLDRLPEGTNDFDYCMALLERTGLVTVNGEGFGQQPGTSHLRIAFLPPREVIEEVLPKWIAFHNAYVN, from the coding sequence ATGCAACCTATCGGAACCGGAACCATGCACGCCAAAGCGCCCTGGGACATGACGGTCAACCGCAGGATACTCGAAATGGAGTACGCCGTGCGCGGACCGATTCCCCAACGGGCGGCCGAACTGAAGCAACAGGGAAGACGCATCATCCCGTGCAATCTCGGCAACCCACAGGCCCTTGGCCAGCAGCCTATCTCCTTTTACCGGGAAGTGCTGAGCCTGGTCGAACATCCCGTTCGCATCGAGCGGGAACGCAGACTCAAAGCACTGTTTAACGGCGACGCCCTGGGTGGACTGGATGGACCGGGCAGACCAGGCGGATCGGGCGGTCCAGGCGGACCGGGCGGACTGGAACAGGACGATTTCCTCTCCGATTACGTGCTCGATCTCAGTGAACGCTACCTGTCGCAGGTGGAGACCGGCATGGGCGCCTACTCGGACAGCAGCGGCCCGCGGTTCATCCGGGAAGCCGTGGCGGATTTCATAGACCGCAGGGACGGCGCGGACGATGCGGACTGCGGCGCCGTTCCCCGTTCCGACCCGGAGCAGATATTCATCACCAACGGCGCCAGCGAAGGCGTGCGGTACGTCATCGACCTGATGATCGACGACACATCGGACGGCATCATGATCCCCATTCCTCAGTATCCGCTGTATTCCGCGGCCATCAAGCGATGCGGCGGCGTGCAGGTCGACTATTTCCTTGATGAGGAATCGGGTTGGGCCCTGGACCGGGACCTGCTGGAATCTTCCCTGGATGACGCACGCGGGCGCGGCGTGGACGTCAAGGCCATCGTGGTCATCAACCCGGGCAACCCGACCGGCGCGGTACTGACCGAAGAGACCGTGAGGGAGGTGGTTGCCTTTGCCGGCGACAACGGCCTGGCCATCATCGCCGACGAGGTCTACCAGGAGAACGTCTACGGTGGGGACGCGGGGTTCGTATCCATCGCCCGTGTGCTGGGACGAAGCGGTGTGCCGCTGTTCAGCGTGCACAGCACCTCGAAGGGCTACTACGGCGAGTGCGGCCATCGGGGCGGCTATCTCGAGATCAGGAACGCTCCGCGCGTTCGGAACACCGAACTGTCGTTTACCGATCTCGTGCTCAAGCAGGCGTCGGTGAACATCTGTTCGAACACGGTCGGCCAGTTGATGATGTATCTGCTGGTCAATCCGCCCCCCGAGAACGCCGAACCCTATCGCCGCTTCACGAATGAGCGCAGGACGATCCTCGAAGACCTCCACGAAAAGGCGGTCATGATCAGGTCGGGGTTCGATCAGATGGAAGGCGTTTCCTGTTACGGGCGAACCGGGGCGATGTACCTCTTCCCCAGGCTGGACAGGCTGCCGGAAGGAACGAACGACTTCGACTACTGCATGGCACTCCTGGAGCGGACCGGGCTGGTCACGGTCAACGGCGAGGGATTCGGGCAGCAACCGGGCACCAGTCACTTGAGGATCGCGTTCCTGCCGCCCCGGGAGGTGATCGAGGAAGTCCTTCCCAAGTGGATCGCGTTCCACAATGCATATGTGAACTGA